In Parus major isolate Abel chromosome 3, Parus_major1.1, whole genome shotgun sequence, the following are encoded in one genomic region:
- the CMPK2 gene encoding UMP-CMP kinase 2, mitochondrial, whose protein sequence is MLRHCAPGSPRSRPVVRALPPSGSALRQRLRQCAERIPEAEAVLDLLEKCPGHQKKGGFPVIVFEGLDATGKTTVTQAVKDTLNGVLLRSPPACISQWRTVFDDEPTPIKRAFYAAGNYILASEIAKASTQAPVIIDRYWHSTAAYTIATETSGKVQDLPPPQDEVYQWPEDLLKPDLVLLLTVDPEERVRRLQNRGLEKTKEEAELETNSLFRQRVEESYRRMVNPACQEVDASPSKEEVLKTVLQLIKKHCAV, encoded by the exons ATGCTGCGGCACTGCGCCCCGGGGTCACCGCGCTCCCGGCCCGTGGTCCGAGCCCTGCCGCCCTCCGGCAGCGCCCTCCGGCAGCGGCTGCGCCAG TGTGCAGAACGGATCCCAGAGGCTGAAGCAGTACTCGACCTGCTGGAGAAATGTCCAGGGCACCAAAAAAAAGGAGGTTTTCCCGTCATAGTTTTTGAGGGTCTGGATGCCACGG GCAAAACCACAGTGACCCAGGCTGTTAAGGACACCCTGAATGGAGTTCTGCTGCGGTCCCCACCAGCTTGCATCAGCCAGTGGAGGACTGTATTTGATGATGAGCCAACACCCattaaaagagcattttatGCTGCGGGCAACTACATTCTGGCTTCAGAGATAGCCAAAGCATCCACTCAGGCACCTGTGATCATAGACAG AtactggcacagcacagctgcctaCACAATTGCCACTGAAACAAGTGGCAAAGTCCAGGATCTTCCACCACCTCAAGATGAGGTGTATCAGTGGCCCGAAGATCTGCTTAAACCTGACCTTGTTCTTCTCCTGACTGTTGACCCTGAAGAACGAGTCCGGAGACTTCAGAATCGTGGGctggagaaaacaaaggagGAAGCTGAGTTGGAAACTAACAGCTTGTTTCGCCAAAG agtTGAAGAGTCATACAGAAGGATGGTGAATCCTGCATGCCAGGAGGTTGATGCCAGCCCCTCCAAGGAAGAGGTTCTCAAGACTGTTCTACAACTAATTAAGAAACACTGTGCTGTTTGA